From Xyrauchen texanus isolate HMW12.3.18 chromosome 9, RBS_HiC_50CHRs, whole genome shotgun sequence, the proteins below share one genomic window:
- the LOC127648627 gene encoding LOW QUALITY PROTEIN: period circadian protein homolog 2-like (The sequence of the model RefSeq protein was modified relative to this genomic sequence to represent the inferred CDS: inserted 1 base in 1 codon; deleted 1 base in 1 codon): protein MSEDSKPYLFSSLEGQEVSAGCSSMATLHCMGSFAEGAELGLASEGSDSSQDQTASPHSNRKMAHSLHEDVEMKSSGSSGSGTESHGNESHGNDSHGNVSRGNESSGSSNGRSKDSALLESLGSNKSSNSHSPSPPSSTNAFSLLSASSEQDNPSTSGCSSEESAKAKTQKELIKTLKELKRHLPQEKWNKGSKSTTLNTLKYALRCVRQVEANEEYYQLLMINDSQPSGLDVSSYTIEEIDSITSEYTLKNTDIFAVAVSLITGKIVYISDQAASILNCKRDVFKNAKFVEFLTPQDVSVFYSFTTPYRLPSWSMCTGAESSPSDCMQEKSFFCRISGGKECYGDLQYYPFRMTPYLMKVQDTEHSEDQFCCLLLAERVHSGYEAPRIPTDKRIFTTTHNTSCVFQDVDERAVPLLGYLPQDLIGTPVLMHLHPSDRINMLGIHKKILQYAGQPFDHSIRFCTRNGEYITIDTSWSSFVNPWSRKVSFVIGRHKVRMGPVNEDVFAAPAVAEGKSLDSDIQEITEQIHRLLLQPVHNNVSSGYGSLASNDHLMSVASSSENNGKGTWQPCEEEDVGQTKPRSFQEICKGVHMLKNQEQLLKKSPTKFHQKGSMVRPKDLAYPVNLRESTEDQRAAVQEELAFKDQTVCSYQQISCLDSVIRYLDSCNVPITVKRKCQSSSNTTSSNSDEDKRRGVEISMQVSEESGHLKDQPSLSSLDVSKKPPGSGVVSPSLKPLPLPSKPESVVSITSQCSYSSTIVHVGDKKVVSTRHISTKQEFSSKLHLQKIIEDVPSAEGTEGQGLVVPPAAVLPQCQERETYKELGLTKQVLAAHTQKEEQAFLSRFRKLQGVHAFKADCSHCLEKQKEPAASEAVPATRSCKQVGTAPETTVTRRGRQKKTKSKRIKPNESSESTTSGRRRAPRPQLQGLYQSCWSPSDTSQSTYPIAYPAVMPTYPLQVYPGACTIPPRVDASMSGFENSLCNQDPQIPMQPIQTPYTAPLVTPMVALVLPNYMFPQMGSTPGQPFYPXAGEFPSRPPFQPQPGFPTQTQCPPQSTFTIQTKFTPQNPFTSHPPFKTQPFTFTGPDKPPTPERPSWCPTPQSMSGEGPPSPPMFQSRCTSPLQLNLLQLEETQRTAERLESSAPSVVQQGNSSNTVEKAGSATGQAKSDKDVPQDESSPVDNQHSDEFSSSSDLLDILPEDMQSGTGSATSESMGSGSNGCETSASGGSGSGTGSSHTSNNSSNYFGSVDSSQKSHKTTGPGSGSGSGPKAMEGSENKYGLQDPLWLLMADVDKDVMMSYQLPSRDIQKVLKEDKEKLRQMQKSQPCFTEEQKRELAEVHPWLRRGGIPKAIDVKAFFGCDEASETLTEDESPDPHMGESESSDFTMPPSNSNEDPTRSKTHACLGPVT from the exons ATGTCTGAGGATTCTAAACCATACCTGTTCTCCTCCCTGGAGGGGCAGGAGGTGTCAGCTGGCTGTAGTTCCATGGCGACACTGCATTGCATGGGCAGTTTTGCAGAGGGAGCCGAGCTTGGTCTGGCATCAGAAGGCAGCGACAGCAGCCAGGACCAAACGGCCTCACCACACAGCAACCGAAAGATGGCACATTCCCTGCACGAGGATGTTGAGATGAAGAGTAGTGGTTCCAGTGGGAGTGGAACGGAATCCCATGGTAATGAGTCACATGGTAATGATTCCCATGGAAACGTGTCCCGTGGAAATGAGTCTTCCGGGAGTTCCAATGGCCGAAGCAAGGATTCAGCACTTTTAGAGTCATTGGGGAGTAACAAAAG CTCAAACTCTCACAGTCCATCGCCACCCAGCAGCACAAACGCATTCAGCCTCCTGAGTGCCAGCTCTGAGCAAGACAACCCATCTACCAGCGGCTGCag TAGTGAAGAATCTGCCAAGGCAAAGACTCAGAAAGAGTTGATCAAAACTCTGAAGGAACTGAAGCGCCATTTGCCACAAGAGAAATGGAACAAGGGCAGCAAATCCACCACACTCAACACCCTGAAATATGCCCTGCGCTGCGTCAGACAGGTGGAGG CAAATGAAGAATACTATCAGCTGCTTATGATTAATGACAGTCAGCCATCAGGGCTTGATGTTTCATCGTATACCATAGAAGAAATAGACAGTATCACCTCTGAATACACTCTCAAAAACACA GATATATTTGCCGTGGCTGTGTCACTCATCACTGGGAAGATTGTCTACATTTCAGACCAGGCAGCCTCCATCTTGAATTGCAAACGGGACGTGTTCAAGAATGCTAAGTTTGTTGAGTTTCTCACACCGCAGGATGTTAGCGTGTTCTATAGCTTCACTACACCATACAGACTGCCATCCTGGAGCATGTGCACTGGAGCAG AGTCATCGCCATCAGACTGCATGCAGGAGAAATCTTTCTTCTGTCGCATTAG TGGTGGTAAAGAGTGTTATGGAGATCTTCAGTACTATCCCTTCAGAATGACTCCATATCTGATGAAAGTTCAAGACACAGAGCATTCAGAAGATCAGTTCTGCTGCCTCTTGCTGGCCGAGAGAGTGCACTCTGGCTATGAAG CTCCCAGAATCCCCACAGACAAACGGATCTTTACCACAACACACAATACCAGCTGTGTGTTTCAAGATGTAGATGAAAG GGCTGTACCGTTGCTAGGATACTTGCCACAGGACCTGATTGGCACACCTGTCCTAATGCACCTGCACCCCAGTGATCGAATAAACATGCTCGGCATCCACAAGAAGA TCTTACAGTATGCTGGCCAGCCATTTGACCACTCCATCCGCTTCTGCACACGTAATGGAGAGTACATCACCATAGATACCAGCTGGTCCAGCTTCGTCAATCCATGGAGCCGTAAGGTTTCATTCGTCATCGGCAGACACAAAGTTCGCAT GGGTCCAGTGAATGAGGATGTTTTTGCTGCTCCGGCCGTAGCTGAGGGCAAATCCTTAGACTCAGACATCCAGGAAATTACTGAGCAAATACACAGACTCCTGCTGCAG CCGGTGCACAACAACGTTTCAAGTGGCTATGGAAGCCTCGCTAGTAATGATCATCTGATGAGTGTAGCATCGTCCAGTGAGAATAATGGGAAAGGAACATGGCAACCATGTGAGGAAGAAGATGTTGGCCAAACGAAACCG AGGAGCTTTCAGGAGATCTGCAAAGGTGTTCACATGCTGAAAAACCAGGAGCAGCTGTTGAAGAAGAGCCCTACAA AGTTTCACCAGAAAGGTTCCATGGTTCGGCCCAAAGACTTGGCATACCCTGTGAATTTGAGAGAGTCCACTGAAGACCAGCGAGCGGCTGTTCAAGAGGAGCTGGCCTTCAAAGATCAGACCGTCTGTTCCTATCAGCAAATTAGTTGCCTGGACAGCGTAATCAG gtATTTGGACAGCTGTAACGTGCCCATCACAGTGAAGAGGAAGTGTCAGTCTTCCTCAAACACAACATCCTCTAACTCAGATGAGGACAAACGGAGAGGTGTTGAGATCTCCATGCAGGTGTCTGAAG AGTCTGGTCATCTGAAGGACCAACCAAGTCTCTCGTCATTAGATGTGTCCAAGAAGCCGCCAGGTTCCGGTGTAGTGAGCCCGTCTCTAAAGCCACTTCCGTTGCCCAGTAAACCTGAAAGCGTGGTTTCCATTACCAGCCAGTGTAGCTACAGTAGTACAATAGTACATGTGGGAGACAAGAAAG ttgtatCAACAAGACACATCTCTACAAAGCAAGAGTTCTCTTCCAAACTTCACTTGCAAA AAATCATTGAAGACGTTCCCAGTGCTGAAGGAACTGAAGGTCAGGGTCTCGTTGTGCCCCCGGCTGCTGTCTTACCCCAATGCCAGGAGAGAGAGACTTACAAGGAACTGGGCTTGACCAAGCAGGTTCTGGCAGCACATACGCAGAAGGAGGAGCAGGCATTTCTCAGTCGCTTCAGAAAGCTGCAAGGTGTGCATGCTTTTAAAGCAGACTGCTCCCACTGTCTGGAGAAACAGAAAGAACCGGCCGCATCTGAGG CTGTGCCTGCTACTCGCTCATGTAAGCAGGTTGGCACTGCACCAGAGACAACTGTAACTCGCCGAGGTCGACAGAAAAAGACCAAATCCAAACGCATCAAGCCGAACGAGTCATCTGAAAGCACCACTTCCGGTCGCAGACGAGCACCCAGACCTCAGCTCCAGGGACTCTACCAGTCCTGCTGGTCTCCTTCAGACACATCTCAGTCCACGTACCCCATCGCCTATCCGGCCGTGATGCCCACATACCCTCTCCAAGTTTACCCAGGGGCCTGTACTATACCACCGAGGGTGGATGCTTCTATGTCGGGTTTTGAAAACAGTCTGTGCAACCAGGATCCACAAATACCAATGCAGCCCATCCAGACACCATACACTGCCCCTTTGGTGACACCCATGGTTGCCCTGGTACTGCCGAACTACATGTTCCCTCAAATGGGGAGCACTCCAGGTCAGCCATTCTACC AAGCAGGAGAGTTTCCCTCCCGGCCTCCCTTTCAACCGCAGCCTGGTTTCCCAACACAGACACAATGTCCTCCGCAGTCCACTTTTACAATACAGACTAAATTCACCCCTCAAAACCCTTTTACCTCACACCCTCCGTTCAAAACACAGCCATTTACGTTCACGGGCCCGGACAAGCCACCCACCCCTGAGCGGCCATCATGGTGTCCCACCCCCCAGTCTATGAGTGGAGAGGGCCCGCCTTCCCCTCCTATGTTTCAGTCACGATGCACCTCCCCATTGCAGCTCAACCTCCTGCAGTTAGAAGAGACCCAGCGCACTGCTGAGAGACTGGAGAGCTCAGCACCCTCTGTTGTGCAGCAGGGGAACAGCAGTAATACTGTGGAGAAAGCAGGGAGTGCAACTGGGCAGGCCAAATCTGACAAGGATGTGCCACAA GATGAAAGTTCACCTGTCGACAATCAACATAGTGATGAGTTCTCATCGTCTAGTGAcctgctggacatcctcccagagGACATGCAGTCTGGCACCGGTTCTGCCACCTCAGAATCCATGGGCTCTGGTTCTAATGGCTGTGAAACTTCTGCCAGTGGTGGATCTGGCAGTGGAACAG GAAGCAGTCACACAAGCAACAACAGCAGTAACTACTTCGGCAGTGTTGATTCTTCGCAGAAATCCCATAAGACCACAGGGCCAGGCTCTGGTTCCGGCTCGGGTCCGAAGGCAATGGAGGGGAGTGAGAACAAGTATGGACTGCAGGACCCACTGTGGCTGCTCATGGCTGACGTGGACAAAGATGTTATGATGTCATACCAGCTACCATCTCG TGATATTCAGAAGGTTTTGAAAGAGGACAAAGAGAAGTTGAGGCAGATGCAGAAAAGTCAGCCATGCTTTACAGAAGAACAAAAGAGAGAGCTGGCAGAAGTGCATCCCTGGTTGAGAAGAGGTGGGATACCCAAAGCCATCGACGTCAAG GCATTTTTCGGCTGCGACGAGGCCAGTGAAACACTAACAGAGGACGAGTCACCAGACCCGCACATGGGAGAAAGCGAAAGCAGTGATTTCACCATGCCCCCAAGC AATAGCAATGAAGACCCTACACGTTCGAAAACACATGCCTGTCTTGGACCTGTCACCTAA